A portion of the Bacillus thuringiensis genome contains these proteins:
- a CDS encoding C39 family peptidase, with product MIRRFKWYICISLLAIAVWSVYTNGITKYVEKLTFFNIQNGKESEFSNNDEKVILSSVPLIQQLPELDRGCEVTSLAMMLQYAGVSVDKMTLANEIKKVNFIEDGVRGNPNEGFVGNIYTFSESGYGVYHGPLFQLAEKYLPNKAVDLTGKNIEEIYKSVKAGQPVVMITNATFAPLDEDEFTTWETNSGDVSITYNEHCVVLIGYDQESVYIRDPLEDSLDVKVPRETFEQAWVQMGSQAISYVKSAK from the coding sequence GTGATACGGAGGTTTAAGTGGTATATATGTATATCATTACTAGCTATAGCGGTATGGAGTGTATATACAAATGGAATTACAAAGTATGTGGAGAAGTTGACATTCTTCAATATACAAAACGGAAAAGAATCGGAATTTAGTAACAATGATGAAAAGGTCATTTTATCAAGTGTACCATTAATTCAGCAATTACCAGAGCTAGATAGAGGTTGTGAAGTGACAAGCTTAGCGATGATGTTACAATACGCTGGTGTTTCAGTAGATAAGATGACGTTAGCAAATGAAATAAAAAAAGTTAATTTTATAGAAGATGGTGTGCGCGGGAATCCGAATGAAGGATTTGTAGGTAATATTTATACATTCTCTGAATCAGGATACGGTGTATATCATGGGCCACTTTTTCAGTTAGCGGAAAAATATTTACCTAATAAAGCTGTAGACTTAACAGGGAAGAATATAGAAGAAATTTATAAGAGTGTAAAAGCAGGGCAACCTGTAGTCATGATCACAAATGCAACATTTGCACCATTAGATGAAGATGAATTTACTACATGGGAAACAAATAGTGGAGATGTTTCTATTACGTATAATGAACATTGTGTTGTACTTATTGGGTATGATCAGGAATCTGTATATATTCGAGATCCACTTGAGGATAGCTTAGATGTAAAAGTACCGAGAGAAACCTTTGAACAGGCATGGGTACAAATGGGAAGTCAGGCAATTAGTTATGTAAAGAGCGCTAAATAA
- a CDS encoding sensor histidine kinase: MKKRKRLWNLWKTITLLVCTVVIFSLLVTDILISHNVERTTEDSQAEKAKTIAHIVANDSIVIDGLVGKADTSAIQTYTNRILKNTGVQFIVVMDMDGIRKSHPDPQKIGHHFIGGDEGPVLKGKEHVSLAEGTLGISMRVFVPIFSETGEQLGAVAVGISADNVKERVRESRYIIYIGVGVGVLVGIVGAILLARHIKKSLFGLEPHRIAKILEERNTMLQSVKEGIIAVDKEARVTLINNEAKRLFKKSGLEEDFIGKDVELYMPNSRIKEVLQTGEVQLNEEQNIYGITIVTNRVPLYVKGEIVGAIATFRDKTEIRKLAEELTGIRLYAEALRAQSHEFMNKMHVVLGLTHMKQYEELQKYISGMVSEHQYEIGGVMKRIKSPVFAGFLLGKLSYAREKNIKLIISEDSYMPEIDDESITHELITIVGNLIDNALEAVTNCEKKRVEVEIQHGDILTITVQDTGKGIQEKEIEELFTKGYSTKGDNRGYGLYLVKESIQRINGEIHMHSLVGKGTTITIEIPKGRDERQI; the protein is encoded by the coding sequence ATGAAAAAAAGAAAAAGACTATGGAATTTATGGAAAACGATTACATTGTTAGTTTGTACAGTTGTAATTTTTTCTTTACTTGTGACAGATATATTAATTAGTCATAATGTGGAACGGACGACGGAGGATAGCCAAGCAGAGAAAGCAAAAACAATTGCACACATTGTGGCGAATGATTCGATTGTAATAGATGGTCTGGTTGGGAAAGCAGATACCTCTGCAATCCAAACGTATACAAATAGGATATTAAAAAACACAGGTGTTCAATTTATTGTAGTTATGGACATGGATGGAATAAGAAAATCTCATCCCGATCCTCAAAAAATAGGTCATCATTTTATTGGCGGGGATGAAGGGCCTGTATTGAAAGGAAAAGAACATGTATCGTTAGCAGAAGGAACTTTAGGTATTTCCATGCGCGTGTTTGTACCAATATTTTCTGAAACAGGTGAACAACTTGGAGCAGTGGCCGTTGGTATTTCAGCAGATAATGTAAAAGAGAGAGTTAGGGAAAGTAGATATATCATTTATATTGGTGTCGGAGTTGGCGTGTTAGTCGGGATTGTAGGAGCAATATTACTAGCTAGACATATAAAGAAAAGTTTATTCGGTCTTGAGCCGCACAGGATAGCAAAAATTCTTGAAGAAAGAAATACGATGCTACAATCTGTAAAGGAAGGTATCATTGCTGTCGATAAAGAGGCTAGAGTAACGCTAATTAATAATGAAGCGAAACGTCTATTTAAAAAAAGCGGACTTGAAGAAGATTTTATCGGTAAAGATGTTGAGTTATATATGCCAAATTCACGTATAAAAGAAGTATTGCAAACGGGAGAAGTACAATTAAACGAAGAACAAAATATTTACGGAATTACGATTGTGACGAATCGAGTTCCTTTATATGTAAAAGGAGAAATAGTTGGTGCAATTGCAACATTTCGTGATAAAACAGAGATTAGAAAACTAGCAGAGGAACTAACTGGTATTAGACTATATGCAGAAGCATTACGGGCACAATCTCATGAGTTTATGAATAAGATGCATGTCGTATTAGGGCTTACACATATGAAACAGTATGAAGAATTACAGAAGTATATAAGCGGCATGGTATCAGAGCATCAATATGAAATTGGTGGAGTTATGAAAAGAATAAAAAGTCCAGTATTTGCTGGTTTTTTACTCGGTAAGCTCAGCTATGCTAGAGAGAAAAATATAAAATTAATTATAAGTGAAGATTCTTATATGCCGGAAATAGATGATGAAAGTATTACTCATGAACTTATTACGATTGTCGGAAATTTAATTGATAATGCATTAGAGGCAGTGACGAATTGTGAAAAGAAGCGAGTTGAAGTTGAGATACAACATGGGGATATATTAACTATTACAGTACAAGATACGGGAAAAGGTATACAAGAAAAAGAAATAGAGGAATTATTTACGAAAGGGTATTCCACAAAGGGAGATAACCGCGGTTATGGTCTGTATCTTGTAAAAGAAAGTATACAGCGAATAAATGGGGAAATTCATATGCATTCATTAGTAGGAAAGGGAACAACGATAACGATTGAAATACCTAAAGGTAGGGATGAGAGGCAAATATGA
- a CDS encoding DMT family transporter, whose amino-acid sequence MNNNRRIGLIMIITGATLWGLFGPMIQWLFQHTNVSSIDFLTIRLLLAGIFILSFLLIKKQNIFQIWKHPRYSIQLIIFSILGMLGAQYAFIETVHISNAVTATLFQFLGPVLITVYVAFEQRKFPASMQLFAIIAALIGTYFIITNGSIENIVLSKEAIIFGLLTAIGFAFYTLHPASLIKECGTTVVIGWGMLIGGIALLIYNRSFGWNQFSQTLTLKTFSMLILIIISGTLSFLLYIGSLKYLAATETSILSSIEPLVAAIVSITWLNESFGTYQLLGGVCIVLSVIFLTMPQKENEPTYTTEQV is encoded by the coding sequence ATGAACAATAATAGACGTATCGGACTCATTATGATTATTACAGGAGCTACATTATGGGGATTATTTGGTCCAATGATTCAGTGGCTATTTCAGCATACTAATGTATCCTCAATTGATTTTTTAACAATTCGATTGTTGCTTGCAGGAATATTTATTTTGTCTTTCTTACTTATAAAGAAACAAAACATATTTCAAATTTGGAAACACCCTAGATATTCTATACAACTTATTATTTTCTCTATTCTCGGCATGCTTGGTGCGCAATACGCCTTTATCGAAACGGTTCATATTAGTAACGCCGTCACAGCAACGCTATTTCAATTTCTAGGTCCTGTTCTTATTACCGTGTACGTTGCATTTGAACAAAGAAAATTCCCTGCTTCCATGCAACTATTCGCAATTATAGCCGCGCTAATAGGAACATACTTTATTATTACAAATGGCTCAATTGAAAATATTGTTTTATCTAAAGAGGCTATTATTTTTGGACTATTAACAGCAATCGGATTTGCATTTTATACCCTTCATCCGGCTTCTCTCATTAAAGAATGCGGGACAACTGTAGTAATTGGTTGGGGGATGTTAATCGGAGGAATTGCACTACTTATTTATAATCGTTCATTCGGGTGGAATCAATTTTCACAAACCCTTACACTAAAAACTTTTTCTATGCTTATTCTTATCATTATTAGTGGTACCCTTTCTTTCCTTCTATATATCGGTAGTCTTAAATATTTAGCAGCAACAGAAACAAGCATTTTATCTAGCATTGAACCCCTTGTAGCTGCCATCGTTTCAATCACTTGGCTAAATGAATCTTTTGGAACATATCAATTATTAGGCGGCGTATGTATCGTTCTGTCCGTTATTTTTTTGACGATGCCTCAAAAAGAAAACGAACCAACCTATACAACGGAACAAGTATAA
- a CDS encoding 2-hydroxycarboxylate transporter family protein codes for MGIQKNVEAVSFSEGNEVQRESFASKIMNVKIGVIPLPLYVVLAAIIYGASVYNKLPADMIGGFAVIMIMGIFLGDIGMRIPILKNIGGPAILSLFIPSLLVFFNWMNPASMEAATMLMKKSNFLYLYISCLVVGSILGMNRKVLVQGFVRMFIPLVVGTLASVAVGLLVGSLFGFEMKQTFFFIIVPIVSGGIGEGILPLSLAYSDILNESSATFVSQLIPAAIIGNMFAIVSAGYMKRLGEKKPELSGNGVLVKTDNQAELLKEQNTEQPIDFSLMGAGLLIACTFFIFGGFASKFIGIPGAIIMIFSAALVKYFKLMPAKMEQGAFHLYKFISKNLTWPLMVGLGLLYIPLKDVAAVLSVGYVVVCASVVLTMVASGFLVGKVMKMYPVESAIVTGCHSGLGGTGDVAILSASNRMELMPFAQISTRLGGAAMVVTATILLKMFS; via the coding sequence ATGGGAATTCAAAAGAATGTGGAAGCGGTATCATTTTCTGAAGGAAATGAAGTACAAAGAGAATCTTTCGCTTCTAAAATTATGAATGTAAAAATCGGTGTTATACCTTTACCGTTATATGTAGTATTGGCTGCTATTATTTATGGGGCATCTGTATATAATAAATTGCCAGCAGATATGATTGGTGGATTTGCAGTTATTATGATTATGGGGATTTTCTTAGGAGATATTGGGATGAGAATTCCAATTTTAAAAAATATCGGCGGTCCAGCAATACTTTCGTTATTTATTCCATCATTACTTGTATTTTTTAACTGGATGAATCCAGCTTCAATGGAAGCTGCGACTATGTTAATGAAAAAATCGAACTTTTTATATTTATATATTTCTTGTTTAGTAGTCGGAAGTATTTTAGGAATGAACCGTAAAGTGTTAGTACAAGGTTTCGTTCGTATGTTTATTCCTTTAGTAGTAGGGACGTTAGCTTCTGTAGCAGTAGGATTATTGGTCGGTTCATTATTTGGATTTGAAATGAAGCAGACATTCTTCTTTATCATCGTACCAATTGTGAGTGGTGGTATCGGGGAAGGGATTTTACCATTGTCGCTAGCTTATAGTGATATTTTAAATGAATCATCAGCAACGTTTGTATCACAGCTTATTCCAGCAGCTATTATTGGAAATATGTTCGCAATTGTAAGTGCAGGGTATATGAAGCGTTTAGGTGAGAAGAAACCGGAGCTTAGTGGTAACGGTGTATTAGTGAAAACAGACAATCAAGCAGAATTATTAAAAGAACAAAATACAGAGCAGCCAATTGACTTCTCATTAATGGGAGCAGGTTTATTAATTGCGTGTACGTTCTTCATCTTCGGAGGATTTGCTTCTAAGTTCATCGGTATTCCTGGGGCAATCATTATGATTTTCTCAGCAGCACTTGTGAAATATTTTAAATTAATGCCAGCAAAAATGGAGCAAGGAGCATTCCATTTATATAAATTTATTTCGAAGAATTTAACTTGGCCTTTAATGGTTGGATTAGGATTGCTATATATTCCGTTAAAAGACGTAGCAGCAGTTCTTTCAGTAGGATATGTTGTTGTGTGCGCATCGGTTGTTCTTACGATGGTAGCATCAGGTTTTCTTGTAGGGAAAGTGATGAAAATGTATCCAGTTGAATCGGCGATTGTAACTGGATGTCATAGCGGTTTAGGTGGAACTGGAGATGTTGCTATTTTATCAGCTTCAAATCGTATGGAATTAATGCCGTTCGCGCAAATTTCGACTCGTTTAGGCGGGGCAGCAATGGTTGTAACAGCGACAATATTATTAAAAATGTTTTCATGA
- a CDS encoding sensor histidine kinase — MFQKTRIRLTIVNSLVFILLIGILGSIIYSYTYKRIYNEVDQSIKMLAQYREKLDVKIPPRKRMENIQIGDPRVTRITWNGKIVKIEGDNRKFRSIFEENLEKFSPKNLEELQDIEVQGRYFRVFSLQKDGEIVQIVRDITAEERMLNTLFLILVIGCSIGSLCAIGIGFFLAGRALVPIQNSWEKQQQFVSDASHELRTPLAVIQSKTDVLFQSPSATIEEKAMDISTISKECRRLSKLVSNLLLLARSDSNQIEMDKKTFELDKLLEEIVAPYKEIASYQEKEMLLKVESDVSFMGDRERIHQMMVILLDNAMKYTNEGGHIQIDCTQTSSAIRIQVKDNGIGVKEEDIPKLFDRFYQGDKARSTSEGAGLGLSIANWIVEKHYGKISVESKWGDGTCFEVIFPKNQRI, encoded by the coding sequence ATGTTTCAAAAGACACGCATTCGTTTGACTATAGTGAATTCATTAGTATTTATCCTATTAATAGGTATATTAGGTAGTATTATTTATTCATATACATATAAGCGTATTTATAATGAAGTGGATCAATCTATAAAAATGTTGGCTCAGTATAGAGAAAAATTAGATGTTAAAATACCACCAAGAAAACGCATGGAGAATATCCAAATTGGAGATCCGCGAGTAACTAGAATAACTTGGAATGGAAAAATAGTGAAAATAGAGGGCGATAACCGTAAATTCCGTTCTATTTTTGAAGAGAATTTGGAAAAGTTTTCTCCAAAAAATTTAGAGGAGTTACAAGATATTGAAGTACAAGGACGATATTTTAGAGTATTTTCGCTTCAAAAAGATGGAGAAATAGTTCAAATCGTGCGAGATATAACAGCGGAAGAAAGAATGTTAAATACTTTATTTTTAATCCTTGTTATAGGTTGTAGCATAGGAAGCCTCTGTGCGATAGGTATCGGCTTTTTCCTAGCTGGTAGAGCACTCGTACCTATTCAAAATTCATGGGAGAAACAGCAGCAATTCGTTTCTGATGCATCACATGAACTCAGGACACCACTTGCAGTTATTCAATCAAAAACGGATGTTTTATTCCAGTCACCATCCGCTACGATAGAAGAAAAAGCGATGGATATTTCTACAATTTCAAAAGAATGTAGGCGGTTATCGAAACTCGTTAGTAATTTATTATTGCTAGCACGTTCTGATTCTAATCAAATTGAGATGGATAAGAAAACATTTGAACTTGATAAATTGTTAGAAGAAATAGTAGCCCCATATAAAGAGATTGCTTCTTATCAAGAAAAAGAGATGTTACTAAAAGTAGAAAGTGACGTATCTTTTATGGGGGATAGAGAGCGGATTCATCAAATGATGGTCATACTGTTAGATAATGCGATGAAGTATACAAACGAAGGCGGGCATATTCAAATTGATTGCACGCAAACGAGTAGTGCAATTCGTATACAGGTGAAGGATAACGGGATAGGAGTGAAAGAAGAAGATATTCCGAAATTATTTGATCGTTTTTATCAAGGGGATAAAGCAAGAAGTACGTCAGAAGGAGCTGGATTAGGTCTTTCAATCGCAAATTGGATTGTAGAAAAGCATTATGGAAAAATATCAGTAGAGAGCAAATGGGGAGATGGCACTTGCTTTGAAGTGATATTCCCTAAAAATCAAAGAATATAA
- a CDS encoding response regulator transcription factor codes for MRLLVVEDNASLLESIVQILRDEFEVDTAINGEDGLFLALQNIYDAILLDVMMPGMDGFEVIQKIRDEKIETPVLFLTARDSLEDRVKGLDFGGDDYIVKPFQAPELKARIRALLRRSGSLTTQQTIRYKGIELFGKDKDVQVDGKSIKLTLKQYELLEYLIQNSGKILMREQIFDRVWGFDSDTTVAIVEVYVHHLRKKLEPFGYQKDIQTVRGIGYILKEQ; via the coding sequence ATGCGCTTACTTGTAGTAGAAGATAATGCTTCGTTACTAGAGTCTATCGTACAAATTTTGCGTGATGAATTTGAAGTAGATACAGCAATAAATGGAGAAGATGGATTGTTTTTAGCGCTTCAAAATATATATGATGCAATTTTGCTGGATGTGATGATGCCAGGGATGGACGGATTTGAAGTAATTCAAAAAATACGTGATGAAAAGATTGAAACACCAGTCCTGTTTTTGACAGCGAGAGATTCTTTAGAAGATCGGGTGAAGGGATTGGACTTTGGTGGAGATGACTATATCGTTAAGCCATTTCAGGCTCCCGAATTAAAAGCGAGAATTCGCGCTTTACTACGCAGAAGTGGTAGTTTAACAACGCAGCAAACGATTCGTTATAAAGGGATTGAATTGTTCGGAAAAGATAAAGACGTTCAAGTAGATGGAAAAAGTATTAAGTTGACATTGAAACAATATGAGCTACTAGAGTACCTCATTCAAAATAGCGGGAAGATTTTAATGCGTGAACAAATTTTTGATCGTGTTTGGGGATTTGATTCAGATACGACAGTAGCGATTGTAGAAGTGTATGTGCATCATTTACGTAAAAAATTAGAACCATTCGGTTATCAGAAAGATATTCAAACCGTTCGAGGTATTGGATATATATTAAAAGAACAATGA
- a CDS encoding NADP-dependent malic enzyme: MLENEINERSLLLHKELVGKIEITSKVEVNSADDLSLTYTPGVAESCKAIAADEETVYDYTARGNMVAVVSDGTAVLGLGNIGPKAAMPVMEGKSILFKKFANVDAFPLCLGTTDVDEIVTLVKNLEPTFAGINLEDIAAPRCFEIEKRLKEETNIPVFHDDQHGTAIVVLAAVINALKVVSKQMDNVKIVINGAGSAGIAIGKLLLKAGAKHITLVSLEGIVCEGETWMNEAQIEVSKKTNREHVRGTLKEAIHQADIFIGVSAPNVLTKELVQTMSEKAIVFAMANPIPEIFPEDALEAGAAVVGTGRSDYANQVNNVLAFPGIFRGALDVRATDITEEMKLAAAYGIANIITDEERNANYVIPNPLDKRVVPSVAEAVAKAAIDSGVAQITKIPSY; this comes from the coding sequence ATGTTAGAAAATGAAATTAATGAAAGATCATTGTTATTGCATAAAGAATTAGTAGGGAAAATTGAAATTACAAGTAAAGTAGAAGTAAATTCAGCGGATGATTTAAGCCTGACGTATACACCAGGTGTAGCGGAGTCTTGTAAGGCAATTGCGGCAGATGAAGAAACAGTGTATGACTATACAGCACGTGGCAATATGGTGGCAGTTGTTTCAGATGGAACAGCGGTACTCGGCTTAGGAAACATTGGACCGAAAGCGGCAATGCCTGTTATGGAAGGAAAAAGTATTTTATTTAAGAAATTTGCGAATGTAGATGCTTTCCCATTATGTTTAGGCACAACGGATGTAGATGAAATCGTTACCCTTGTAAAAAATTTAGAGCCTACATTTGCAGGGATTAATTTAGAAGATATTGCAGCACCGCGTTGTTTTGAAATTGAAAAACGATTAAAAGAAGAAACGAATATTCCTGTATTCCATGATGATCAACATGGAACAGCTATTGTCGTTTTAGCAGCTGTTATTAATGCATTAAAAGTTGTTAGCAAACAAATGGATAATGTGAAAATCGTTATTAACGGTGCGGGTTCGGCAGGAATTGCAATTGGAAAATTATTATTAAAGGCTGGTGCAAAGCACATTACGTTAGTTAGCTTAGAAGGTATTGTTTGTGAAGGTGAAACATGGATGAACGAAGCGCAAATTGAAGTTTCAAAAAAGACAAATCGTGAACATGTGCGTGGAACGTTAAAAGAAGCGATTCACCAAGCTGATATTTTTATTGGCGTATCTGCTCCTAACGTATTAACGAAAGAACTTGTACAGACGATGAGTGAGAAAGCAATTGTATTTGCAATGGCGAATCCAATTCCAGAAATCTTCCCGGAGGATGCATTAGAGGCTGGGGCAGCTGTAGTAGGAACTGGGCGCTCGGATTATGCGAATCAAGTAAATAATGTATTGGCGTTTCCCGGAATATTCCGCGGTGCGTTAGATGTGCGCGCGACTGATATTACAGAAGAGATGAAATTAGCGGCAGCATATGGGATCGCTAACATTATTACGGACGAAGAACGTAATGCGAATTATGTAATCCCGAATCCATTAGATAAAAGAGTTGTTCCAAGTGTTGCAGAAGCAGTAGCGAAAGCAGCTATTGATTCAGGCGTGGCGCAAATTACGAAAATACCAAGTTATTAA
- a CDS encoding response regulator, which produces MIKVLIVEDDPMVAMLNTHYLEQVGGFELVQAVNSVKSAIEVLEKSRVDLVLLDIFMPEETGFELLMYIRNQEKEIDIMMISAVHDMGSIKKALQYGVVDYLIKPFTFERFKEALTIYREKLTFMKEQQKISQSELDSLILQKEKREPIVTKELPKGLTKQTLQLIWQKIESLNGRVFTTDEMAQLVGISRVSIRKYVMFLTDIGVLENEMMYQHVGRPVSKLRCVDQKKIEFYV; this is translated from the coding sequence ATGATTAAAGTTTTAATTGTAGAAGATGACCCGATGGTAGCAATGTTAAATACGCATTATTTAGAGCAAGTAGGAGGGTTTGAACTTGTTCAAGCAGTTAACTCAGTAAAGTCAGCGATAGAAGTATTAGAGAAATCACGAGTAGATTTAGTATTACTTGATATTTTTATGCCTGAAGAGACTGGCTTTGAGCTTTTAATGTATATTCGGAACCAAGAAAAAGAAATCGATATTATGATGATTTCAGCTGTACATGATATGGGGAGTATTAAAAAAGCATTACAATATGGCGTAGTAGATTATTTAATTAAACCATTTACATTTGAACGATTTAAAGAGGCATTAACTATATATCGAGAAAAACTTACTTTCATGAAAGAACAACAAAAAATTAGTCAATCAGAATTAGATTCGTTAATTTTACAAAAAGAAAAAAGGGAGCCTATTGTCACGAAAGAGCTTCCGAAAGGGTTAACGAAGCAAACGTTGCAATTAATTTGGCAGAAGATCGAGTCGCTGAATGGAAGAGTGTTTACAACAGATGAAATGGCACAATTAGTTGGAATTTCAAGAGTTTCTATTCGAAAATATGTAATGTTTTTGACTGACATTGGGGTGTTAGAAAACGAAATGATGTACCAACATGTGGGAAGACCTGTAAGTAAATTAAGATGTGTTGATCAAAAGAAAATAGAGTTTTACGTATAA
- a CDS encoding DUF4871 domain-containing protein: MKKIGTMLLLSFLITGCAQAQPDSKAPKTEAVTTSSTQVNAPSFFHLSVLKDVNWEEAPSFIDGKIPLKGIEGKIAMADSPIIANEQNEIMWYFLDSEIPTGKLSIIALKQGSVTPIPILFQKEISKQTWTTSNTIDSTTNELPLTMSLPSSGLWLLNIYVNEKYYDQFVITAE; encoded by the coding sequence ATGAAAAAAATCGGAACTATGCTACTTCTCTCCTTCCTCATCACTGGATGCGCACAAGCACAACCTGATTCAAAAGCACCTAAAACAGAAGCTGTCACAACGTCATCCACTCAAGTGAACGCACCTTCCTTCTTTCACCTTAGTGTTTTAAAAGATGTAAATTGGGAAGAAGCACCCTCATTCATAGACGGAAAAATACCTTTAAAAGGCATCGAAGGAAAAATCGCAATGGCTGATAGTCCTATTATCGCAAATGAACAAAATGAAATAATGTGGTACTTTCTAGATTCTGAAATACCAACTGGAAAATTGTCTATTATTGCGCTAAAACAAGGATCTGTAACTCCAATACCAATACTCTTTCAAAAAGAAATTTCCAAGCAAACGTGGACTACTTCAAATACAATCGATTCTACTACAAACGAACTCCCTCTCACTATGTCACTACCTTCATCTGGATTATGGCTATTAAATATATACGTGAATGAAAAATATTATGATCAGTTTGTAATCACCGCTGAGTAA
- a CDS encoding metallophosphoesterase family protein, which produces MKRILVISDIHGEIEKFEQLLEEAQYDAKQDQLILLGDYVDRGPNARAVIEKVRELKEEGALILKGNHEDMMIKALTTNEERSWNHWVKRNGGDKTLYSYGFVEEDIAVNEKDFSKPILQSRVLEEHIKFIQELDHYIETEEYIFVHAGVEPMKRVSESEPYTLMWIRNEFHNGYSGEKVVIFGHTETKTLHGSEDCGVYFGSNRIIGIDGGAVYGGQLNCLELPSKKVYVIKN; this is translated from the coding sequence AGCTCAATATGATGCGAAACAGGATCAATTAATCTTACTGGGAGATTATGTAGATCGTGGTCCAAATGCGCGTGCTGTAATTGAAAAGGTAAGAGAATTGAAAGAAGAGGGAGCACTCATTTTAAAAGGAAATCATGAAGATATGATGATTAAAGCGTTAACGACAAATGAGGAACGTTCATGGAACCATTGGGTAAAAAGAAATGGTGGAGATAAGACATTATATAGCTATGGATTTGTAGAAGAAGATATTGCGGTTAATGAGAAAGACTTCTCAAAACCGATTTTACAATCTCGTGTATTAGAGGAACATATAAAGTTTATTCAAGAATTAGATCATTACATTGAAACAGAAGAGTATATATTTGTACATGCTGGGGTTGAGCCGATGAAACGAGTTTCTGAATCTGAACCATATACGTTAATGTGGATCCGTAATGAATTTCATAATGGATATAGCGGTGAAAAGGTTGTTATATTTGGGCATACGGAAACAAAAACGCTTCATGGTAGTGAGGATTGCGGAGTGTATTTTGGTAGTAATCGTATTATTGGAATTGATGGCGGGGCTGTGTATGGTGGTCAGCTAAATTGTTTGGAGTTGCCGAGTAAAAAGGTATATGTAATAAAAAATTGA